From Nicotiana tabacum cultivar K326 chromosome 22, ASM71507v2, whole genome shotgun sequence, one genomic window encodes:
- the LOC142176032 gene encoding uncharacterized protein LOC142176032, with protein sequence MSDTSTNPPLLTLSSEKVLLYVDAGLDPKTCKASIGMVALKANGDVLYTYGSPIPFVGKAIIAEACAIKKAIQLAVKYDRKNIDILSDSLIMVQMLNESRGPSWEVNTLCEDIWALQQHLSDISFKYLSRGFNTCNHKLAKFSFALVSEVS encoded by the coding sequence ATGAGCGATACTTCTACTAATCCACCATTACTAACTCTTTCTTCAGAAAAAGTGTTGCTTTATGTGGATGCAGGTCTGGATCCAAAGACTTGCAAAGCGAGTATTGGAATGGTAGCCTTAAAGGCTAATGGTGACGTGCTTTATACCTATGGTAGTCCAATTCCTTTTGTTGGAAAAGCCATAATAGCTGAAGCGTGCGCAATAAAAAAAGCAATTCAACTGGCGGTGAAGTATGACCGGaagaatatagatatcttatCTGATTCCTTAATAATGGTTCAAATGCTTAATGAAAGCAGAGGTCCTTCATGGGAGGTTAATACTCTTTGCGAAGATATTTGGGCACTTCAGCAACATTTGAGTGATATATCTTTTAAATATCTAAGTAGAGGATTCAATACTTGTAATCATAAGTTAGCCAAATTTTCTTTCGCGCTAGTTAGTGAAGTCTCTTAG